CCTTCGAAGCTGGACGCCCTTCAGACAGCCGACGTGCCGGCCATCGCGAAGCAGGCCGTCGGGGAAGCGCACATGAACTACCCCGTGCCGCGCTACATGGTGCCGAGCGAGTGCGAGACGTTGTTGAAGGGTCTGCTTCCCTAGCGTCAATCCGCGGTCGGGCCCGCGGCCTCTTTGGCTTCGCCCCTCATCGAGCTCGGAGCGCCGCGGTCCAGGAGCAGGAAGCGCAGATCCTTGCCTCGCCGCGCGCGGAGGAGCACGCGCCGCTGATCTTCGGCGCGGGCGATCGCCCGGCGGAGATCGCCGAGATCCTCGATCTCGTGACCATCGATATCCACGATGACGTCGCCGATGAAGAGGCTCGCGCGAGCCGCCGGGGAGCCCGGGGCCACGAAAGCGACGAACACACCCTCGCGGACCGGTAGCCGTTCGCTGCGGTAGAGCCCCTCGGTGATCTCCTGCACATGGAAACCGAGATCCGTCTGTTCTTCCTCGGGCTCCACCTTCGGCTGGGTGCCGATCGTGACCTTCACCTCCCGAGACCGACCGTCCCGCAGGATCTGGAGCCGCACTTCGGTGCCCGGCGCGGTTGCGGCGACCTGACGCTGGAATTTCCCGAGGTCTTCGTCCTTTTCGGCATCCACATCCTGCTCGCCAAAGCCCGTCATCACATCGCCCGCGCGCAAGCCTGCGCGCGCGGCCGGCGAGCCCTCGGAGACGCCGTTCACGATCACGCCGGTGGCGTCGGGCATGCCCAGGTAGCTGGCCAACTCGCGGGAGACCGCCTGGATCGAGGTGCCGAGCCAGCCGCGCTCGACGCCGCCGTTCTCCAGCTCGGCCATGACCTGGAGCACCGTATCCACCGGGATCGTGAAACCGATCCCCCGGCCCTGGCCGCGGGAGTTCAAGCCGACCACGCGCCCTTCCAGATCGACCAGTGGGCCGCCGGAGGAGCCTCGATCGATCATGGCGTCGGTCTGGATGAAATCGTTCAAGAGGCCGGGCACCTCGAGGTTGCGCCCCTTTGCGGAGACGATGCCGAGGGAGACGGTGCCGTCCAGGCCGTAGGGGTTGCCGATCGCGAGCACCCATTGACCGACGCGCACGTCATCGACCTTGCCGAAGGTTGCCGCGGAGAACGGCTGGTCGGATGCGATGCGCAGGACGGCGAGATCGGTCTGGGGGTCGGTGCCGACGATCTCCGCCGGGTAGCGCCGTTTTCGCCCCGGAACGGTGACCTCGACCTTGATGGCCTTGTCGACCACATGTTGGTTGGTGAGGACCAGCCCGTCGGCGCGGGCGATCAGGCCGGAGCCGGTCACCACATTTCGTCGATCGTTCACTCGGACGACGGAGCTGATGTGCACGACGGAGGGGGTGACCGCTTCGGAGACCGCGACGATCCGCTCCTCGAGAGAGATGGCTTGCTGGGCTGCGGCCGGAACCGTCAGGAGCCAGGCCAGGGCTGCAATGCACGCCAGGCCCGGATTCATTCGAAAGCCTCGAGCGTCAGGACCTCGCCGATTCGTCATTCGCTCCCCTTGTCGTGGTCCAGCGCTGCTCGCAATGCGCGCGCCGCCCGCTCAGGATCGGCTGCCGCCAGGATTTCGCCAGTGACCGCCACACCCGCGGCTCCCGCTTGGATGCAATGATGCGCATTCGCCGCCGTGACGCCGCCCTGCGCGAGAATCGGAACCCCCGCAGCGGCGGCTCGTTCCAGGGCTGTCGTCCCAAGCGGCGGACGGCTCGCGGGCTTGGAGAGAGGCGGGTGGATCGGCGCGAGGTGCACATACGAGAGGTCGGTGTCTGCGGCACAGACTTCTTCGGGCGTGTGGCAGGCGATTCCGATGAGCGCCTGCTTGCCGAGGAGCGAGCGTGCGTCCTCGGCCGCCATCCCGTCGAAGCCGAGGTGGACGCCATCCGCGCCCGCGGCCCAGACGAGATCGACCCTGCGGTTCACGAGCCAGCGCACGGGAGTCTGGCCACAAGCAGCCCGCGCCTCGGCCAGGGCGGCGAGCAGTTCGCGCGGCTCCAGGCTGCGATCGCGGAGTTGCACCCAATCGACGCCACCGCGGACGGCAGCCGCGACCGACGAGAAACCGCTCCGATCGGTCACCAGGCATAGGATCGGTCGGGTCATTCGAGAGGCCCGCAAGCCGCCATGCGGGTCGAGCGTCTCAGAAGCTGGCGAGGCCATCGAGCGGGCTCGACGCGGTGGCGTAGAGCCGGCGTGAGATGCGGCCGGATTCGTAGGCCAGGCGTCCTGCTTCCACGCCGAGGCGCATGGCCCGCGCCATCTGCACGGGCTCCTTCGCGCCGGCGATGGCGGTATTCATCAAGATCGCCGTGCAGCCAAGCTCCATGGCGATGGCCGCATCGCTGGCGGTGCCCACGCCCGCATCCACCACGACCGGCGCTTCGACGGTTTCCAGGATGATGCGAAGGTTGGCCGGGTTGCGGATGCCGAGCCCCGAGCCGATCGGCGCCGCGAGCGGCATCACGGCAACGCAGCCGAGTGCTGCGAGGCGTTGACACGCTACCGGATCGTCGCTGATGTAAGGCAACACCTCGAATCCGTCGTCGACCAGGATCTTCGCGGCTTCGATCGTGGCCGGGACGTCCGGGAAGAGTGTGCGCTCGTCGCCAATCACTTCGAGCTTGACGAGGCCGTGGCCGAGCAGTTCGCGGCCGAGCTGGCAGGTGGTCACGGCGTCTTCCACGTTGAAGCAGCCGGCGGTGTTGGGAAGGATCGTCGTGCCCTCGGGCACGTAGGAGAGCAGGTTTTCGCTCTTCGGGGCCGTGAGATCCACCCGACGCAGGGCGACGGTCATCATTTCGGCGCCGCTCGCCACGGTCGCGTCGAGCTGGGTCTGGAAGGAGTCGTACTTGCCGCTCCCGACGATCAATCGGGAGTGGAAGGTATGGCTGCCCAGGTTGTAGGACTCGCCCATGATGCTTCTAGCCTCCGCCCACCGCTTCGAGAATCTCGATCTGGTCGGCCGCTTCGATGCTGTGCTTCGAGAAGTTCGATCGCGGGACGACGTCACGGTTGACGGCCACCGCGATCTTGCGACATCCGAGGGCCAGCTCTTCGATCAGGTCGGCCAGCGTCGCCCCGGCTGCCACCTGGGTCGGCTCTCCGTTCACCTGGATGTCGAGGGGGGCCTTCATCGTCGTCCGCTCCCCCACGAATCTATGCAATCCCCCTTCGCTTCGCCTCCGGCCTGTCGCATGGAGAGCCGTTAGCCTTGGGACGGCGCCGGTCCTGTTGGGGAATCGGCCAGGCTCAAGGGGGAGACGCATTGGCGGGCGCGCGCCCGACGCATGCTGCCATCGATCTCGACGCGTTGGCAGGCAATTTTGCCGAGGCACGCCGGTTGGCGGCGGGCCGGACGGTCATCGGGGTGGTCAAGGCCGATGGCTACGGCCACGGAGCGGTGGCGGTCGCCCGCTGTCTGGCCGAGGCGGGTTGCCAGGAGCTTGCCGTGGCCACCGTCGTGGAAGGCGCCGAACTTCGTGCCGCCGGGATCGCGCTGCCCGTTCTCGTTCTGGGCGGGATCCACGACGCGGAGGAGGCCAGCGAAGCCGGCGCCCAGCGTCTCGTGCCCGTGGTGCATCAGGCGAGCCAGATCCGCTGGCTCGTGCAGGCGGCTCGGGGCCTGGAACGGGTATTGCCGGTCCAGGTCGAGGTGGACACCGGGATGGCTCGCATGGGCGTCGCGCCGGCGGACGCGCTCGGCGTTCTGGAAGAAGTGGCGGGCTCGGACGTCCTGGTGTTGGAGGGTGTCTACACCCATCTGGCGCGGGCGGACGAAGCCGATCTCGAGCCGAGCCTCGAACAGCTGCACCGTTTCGATGCATTGCTGGCCGAAGCGCGAGAACGGCGGATCGAGCCGCGCCGGGTGCACGTCGCGAATTCCGCGGGGCTCCTGGCTGGAGCCGATCTGGAATCCGCGATGCCGGCGGCGGTGAACGCGGTACGGCCCGGGCTGATGTTGTACGGAGCGCTGCCGGCCGAACACCTCCGCGAGCGGGCGACGCTGCGGCCGGTGATGAGCCTGCGGAGCGAGATCGTCAGCGTGCGCGAACTCGCTGCAGGGGAACCGGTCGGCTACGGGGCGATGTGGCGCGCTGCCGAGCCGACGCGTATCGCAACCGTGCCCCTGGGCTATGCCGATGGCGTGCCTTGGAGCTTCGAGGGGGGCGGGAGCGCGCTCGTGGGAGGGCGCCTCGTGCCCTTCGCCGGCCGCGTATCGATGGATCTGGTGACGCTCGATGTCGGGAGTTCCGGCGCGAAGATTGGAGATCCGGTCGTTCTCTTCGGGCGGGAGCCTGGGGAAGAGGGTGCGATGTTGCCGGTCGAAGACGTCGCCAGAGCGGCGAAGAGCCATGCCTACGAGCTGCTCGTGCGGGTGAGTTCGCGCGTTCCTCGTCGCCTGGGGTAGGGCGGCGCCGAGAGCGCGCTAAGGTCGGTCCGTGTCCCCGCCCCTCGCAGCTCCTGCGCCTTCCGCCGCCAACCAAGAAATGGCCGTGCTGGAAGGCGTGACCAAGGCCTTCGACGACCGTGACGTGCTGAAGGGAGTCGATCTCGTGGCGCGCCCAGGTGAGATCACCGTGGTGGTCGGCGGAAGCGGATGCGGCAAGTCGACCCTGCTGCGGATCCTGCTCGGGCTGGAATCCTACGACGGTGGCTCCGCCCGGCTGCTCGGCCGGGAGGTGCACGATCTCGGACGGCGCGAGGTTCGCGACCTGATGATGCAGGTGGGCATGCTCTTTCAGTTCGGCGCGCTCTTCGATTCGATGACCGTCGAAGAGAATGTCGGCTTCGCTCTCCGCTACAACCGCGGCCTGGCTGGCAGCGAGATCCGTGATGTGGTCCGCGAGAATCTGCTGATGGTGGGCCTCAAGAACGTCGAGGATCTCTACCCCAGCCAGCTTTCCGGTGGCATGCGGAAGCGTGTGGCCCTGGCTCGGGCCATCGC
This genomic interval from bacterium contains the following:
- a CDS encoding PDZ domain-containing protein, producing the protein MTNRRGPDARGFRMNPGLACIAALAWLLTVPAAAQQAISLEERIVAVSEAVTPSVVHISSVVRVNDRRNVVTGSGLIARADGLVLTNQHVVDKAIKVEVTVPGRKRRYPAEIVGTDPQTDLAVLRIASDQPFSAATFGKVDDVRVGQWVLAIGNPYGLDGTVSLGIVSAKGRNLEVPGLLNDFIQTDAMIDRGSSGGPLVDLEGRVVGLNSRGQGRGIGFTIPVDTVLQVMAELENGGVERGWLGTSIQAVSRELASYLGMPDATGVIVNGVSEGSPAARAGLRAGDVMTGFGEQDVDAEKDEDLGKFQRQVAATAPGTEVRLQILRDGRSREVKVTIGTQPKVEPEEEQTDLGFHVQEITEGLYRSERLPVREGVFVAFVAPGSPAARASLFIGDVIVDIDGHEIEDLGDLRRAIARAEDQRRVLLRARRGKDLRFLLLDRGAPSSMRGEAKEAAGPTAD
- a CDS encoding thiamine phosphate synthase, with amino-acid sequence MTRPILCLVTDRSGFSSVAAAVRGGVDWVQLRDRSLEPRELLAALAEARAACGQTPVRWLVNRRVDLVWAAGADGVHLGFDGMAAEDARSLLGKQALIGIACHTPEEVCAADTDLSYVHLAPIHPPLSKPASRPPLGTTALERAAAAGVPILAQGGVTAANAHHCIQAGAAGVAVTGEILAAADPERAARALRAALDHDKGSE
- a CDS encoding thiazole synthase: MGESYNLGSHTFHSRLIVGSGKYDSFQTQLDATVASGAEMMTVALRRVDLTAPKSENLLSYVPEGTTILPNTAGCFNVEDAVTTCQLGRELLGHGLVKLEVIGDERTLFPDVPATIEAAKILVDDGFEVLPYISDDPVACQRLAALGCVAVMPLAAPIGSGLGIRNPANLRIILETVEAPVVVDAGVGTASDAAIAMELGCTAILMNTAIAGAKEPVQMARAMRLGVEAGRLAYESGRISRRLYATASSPLDGLASF
- the thiS gene encoding sulfur carrier protein ThiS produces the protein MKAPLDIQVNGEPTQVAAGATLADLIEELALGCRKIAVAVNRDVVPRSNFSKHSIEAADQIEILEAVGGG
- the alr gene encoding alanine racemase translates to MAGARPTHAAIDLDALAGNFAEARRLAAGRTVIGVVKADGYGHGAVAVARCLAEAGCQELAVATVVEGAELRAAGIALPVLVLGGIHDAEEASEAGAQRLVPVVHQASQIRWLVQAARGLERVLPVQVEVDTGMARMGVAPADALGVLEEVAGSDVLVLEGVYTHLARADEADLEPSLEQLHRFDALLAEARERRIEPRRVHVANSAGLLAGADLESAMPAAVNAVRPGLMLYGALPAEHLRERATLRPVMSLRSEIVSVRELAAGEPVGYGAMWRAAEPTRIATVPLGYADGVPWSFEGGGSALVGGRLVPFAGRVSMDLVTLDVGSSGAKIGDPVVLFGREPGEEGAMLPVEDVARAAKSHAYELLVRVSSRVPRRLG
- a CDS encoding ATP-binding cassette domain-containing protein, with amino-acid sequence MAVLEGVTKAFDDRDVLKGVDLVARPGEITVVVGGSGCGKSTLLRILLGLESYDGGSARLLGREVHDLGRREVRDLMMQVGMLFQFGALFDSMTVEENVGFALRYNRGLAGSEIRDVVRENLLMVGLKNVEDLYPSQLSGGMRKRVALARAIAHHPRLLLVDEPTTGLDPIMADTINELILQMRDRLGVTVVCITHDIGAAFRIADHLAMLYQGEVIESGTPDAMKNSANGVVRQFLSGSAHGPIHG